A stretch of the Nothobranchius furzeri strain GRZ-AD chromosome 5, NfurGRZ-RIMD1, whole genome shotgun sequence genome encodes the following:
- the LOC107379235 gene encoding membrane-spanning 4-domains subfamily A member 4D, whose translation MSISSSATDNLIVVAHIPRRINYALPSPDGTSQGNTCSRQVPLCIGAAQIIVALVLIGLGSFLATQFESLVSESYVFVWAPLIFIAAGCSTMAAGWTAESSLVRAALRINVAAAVLSLITFILYFVWIVLNNNTDPFTDKSYTGLLFMSPLLPFLEFILSSFVAQGCCRNSCTLQPSLTIVGQLHGNTSEQAPPPYSP comes from the exons ATGTCAATCTCTTCATCAGCAACAGACAACTTGATAGTGGTGGCACACATTCCAAGAAGAATAAACTATGCTTTACCTTCACCCGATGGGACAAGCCAGGGAAATACTTGCAGCCGACAAGTTCCTTTGTGTATCGGG GCAGCACAGATCATCGTTGCTTTGGTCTTAATTGGACTTGGGTCCTTCTTGGCAACTCAGTTTGAATCTCTGGTTTCTGAGTCTTATGTGTTTGTCTGGGCTCCGCTGATC TTTATTGCTGCTGGATGTTCTACAATGGCTGCTGGTTGGACAGCAGAAAGCTCTCTG GTGAGAGCAGCTCTCAGGATAAATGTTGCTGCTGCAGTGCTCTCCCTCATCACTTTCATCCTCTACTTTGTGTGGATCGTATTAAACAACAACACAGATCCTTTTACAGATAAG TCTTATACAGGGCTCCTGTTCATGTCACCATTATTACCCTTCTTGGAGTTTATCTTGTCAAGTTTTGTTGCACAAGGCTGTTGCAGAAactcatgcacgctgcag CCGAGCCTCACCATTGTTGGACAGCTGCATGGAAATACTTCCGAACAGGCTCCGCCCCCATATTCACCATAG